TCATAGATGTTGCTCCTCCAACGGAAGCGGAATTTAATAATCCGTGCCTATTTCCCGAGAAACGAATTGCTGAGAATTCTGAGACTTCAACTCTCCGACGACCTTTTCTTTCAGCAATCCTTTCTGCGATCAGTGACCAAAAAGCATTATATTTGTGGCAGAAAgcaaaaattgacgaaatggGATTGAGTGCATTCAAATCAAGTATGACGGAAAGAATGTCACTGGGAACCAAAACTCATACAAAAGTTGAAGAGATGCTAAAATTAGGACACCACGagtcaaaattgaataatctTGTAATTATTGAATGCATTAAAAacactgcaaaaatatttatctggtcaattttcagatcgataatgagaaaaatgctgctatcagaaatttcatgaaaagtGCAATGCCCGTTATTCTGGAAATACAGGATCCGCAGAATGCAATTTGTGAGAAGAAAGTCAGGCATCCAACATTGGCGTATCAAGGAAGATTTGATGCAGTTGTCAAGTACAAGTTGGTGACGCGGacgttttcaagttttgattcACATATCAGCTGATTTCAGAGATTATTGGAACATATTAGATTGGAAAACTACTCCGGCACGATCCTCGTTCAGCACACAGCGCGAGGATAGTTTATCCTACACAAGCTATGTCCGTCAACTGGCTGCATACGCTTCTGCGTTTAATCATGATGTTAGATTTGAAAATCTACCTTTTGTAAGATGATGCTAGTTTtacgctgaaaaaattttaattgtagGTGAAGCAAGGAATATTGGTTAGTCTGAAAGAAGATGGGTCACCTGCTGAAGTTTATCAAATATCTGAAGATGAAATGATGAGGACATTAGAAGAAGTCACAGAGAAACTGAATGAATTCTGGTGCAAAGTGACATCCGCCAATCAAGTTAATATTGATTTGGCGTATAAGCCCccaaaataattggaaaatgtgatgtttttctataaataaatattctcACAActctttttcatgttttatatAATACAAAATGCACATCaagcagaaaaatttcaacataaaGTTTACACCAGAAGTGAATTTAGGGATGAAGAGGAACCAAATTACGTAAATACAAAAGTATCGAAACATGATAGATTTAACACTTCGAGCACAGGCCCTTGGCTTCGGTGAGAAGCTCTTTCTCGTTATCGTTGGTAGGGGTGATTTTGAGAGCCTGCTCAAAGAATGGCTTGGCAGCAGCCTTGTCTCCCTTTTGATGAAGAGCTTTTCCGAGGTAAACCGTGTTTTCAATCCAGTCTGGATTGATTTCATGAGCTGCTTGGAAGTCGGCGATAGCCTCCTCGACAGTGGCAGTTGGTGGCTCAGAGTACAGAAGTGCAGCAGCTTTGCGTTCAAACCACGAAAGATTGGCTACTGAAAGAGCCCAACGACCACGCAGATGAAGAAGAGCATCTTCCTTTGGCTGGATAGAGATGGCACGATCGAGATATTCCTTACAGTGTTTTCCCTCCTCAATCTTTTCCTTGGTTCCAAGGTACTCGGTGACCTTTCCCGACATCAATGCAGCCCAGCGAGCAGCCAAGAAGTTGTTGGAATCGGTGTTCCAGGCTTCGGTAGCGTACTTCTTTCCTTCAACGATGATGTCCTTTCTCTTGTCCTTCTCAACACGATTTCCAATTTCGTTACAGAATTTGGCCAAGCGCCAAAGAACATCAATGGACTTCTCTCCAGCATCGTATCtctgcaaatttaaaattatattttattgtttaaatatataaatgaACAGTCTACCTTCTTTAAAGCATCATACCCCTCCTGGACGCGGTCTGTTCCGAAAAGAGCATCAAGATCTTCGAAGGACATTGTTTTTGAATGAGCGGTGGTCTGAAATCAAATAACTTTTCGTTAAAAAGAGAACTTAAatatttcttatcattttgaaTTGCCAGCAATCAGGCAAAGCTAAGGCATTTCGGaggaaagaaaatgaaagaagaaaaaagagagcaaATTCGTATCAAAAATGGGAAGACAACAGAAGACGAGAACAGCAGTTTTGTGTATACTGATTCACGAGCGCTACGCGAGAAAGAAGAGAGTGACGGCTGTCAGAGGAAATAGGCAGTTAGAGATGTTCTTTATAGGCTAcacacaaacaaaaaatgtttggaagcACAGAATTCGTTCGAGAATATTCAAATGAATCATAGAAAATATATGTAAAAGTTAAAGAATATAAACTTGATATCGCTTTGCTAAAGATAactttgaaatgttcaaatcTAAAAGTTTTACAGATATTTTCTGGCAACAAAAGATGGGAACAAAGTATAAGGTCCAGCATATTCTAGGGTTTTTTTCGAGAGAAGAAAGTcggaaaaagaagacaaaaatACTCCAACTGACCTGCGATAAGGATCTGCTGAGCGATTTTGAGTCACCAAATGCGCGGTCGTCAGTGTACCTGCAAAaacgattgaaaattttgttggtcaaaaaaaacaagattttgaTCTACCATGGTGGGTGAGTCATCGAAAAATATAAGTCTAGATGTTTTTTACCTGGCATCACAAATCGAcagaaattgaataattattaGTGACAAGATAATAATAGAATTCATTGTTGAAACAGAACTCAAGAGAAATGCAGACGTTTTCTCTCTCCCAAAAATCTTGTCTCACAAAGTGTAAAGAAGTTTCTTGGGAGCTCACGAGAACAGATTATCAGATGTAAAGGGTGACATCGGGCAAGAGTTGACGTCATTATTTATAGAGATCTATCTtatcttttcaatttatgatTGTGGAGATTTTTAATCTTATCATTCTGATTTCTGGATCTATTATTGACATCTTTGGCAGCAAATGATTACCAATCTTCTTCGGCGTCTCCATACTCTGAATCTGAAGTAATCGAAGTCCAGCTTCTGGTCCTTGACATTTGTTTGTAGGTAGAAGGACGGCTATTACTcgcttctgaaaaatatataatttatatttctactttttttcaattacctAATTTG
This is a stretch of genomic DNA from Caenorhabditis elegans chromosome V. It encodes these proteins:
- the rmd-2 gene encoding TPR_REGION domain-containing protein (Confirmed by transcript evidence), whose translation is MNSIIILSLIIIQFLSICDARYTDDRAFGDSKSLSRSLSQTTAHSKTMSFEDLDALFGTDRVQEGYDALKKRYDAGEKSIDVLWRLAKFCNEIGNRVEKDKRKDIIVEGKKYATEAWNTDSNNFLAARWAALMSGKVTEYLGTKEKIEEGKHCKEYLDRAISIQPKEDALLHLRGRWALSVANLSWFERKAAALLYSEPPTATVEEAIADFQAAHEINPDWIENTVYLGKALHQKGDKAAAKPFFEQALKITPTNDNEKELLTEAKGLCSKC
- the C27H6.9 gene encoding Mitochondrial genome maintenance exonuclease 1 (Confirmed by transcript evidence), whose protein sequence is MSRKCTIRYGTSIMPSFAKLIDVAPPTEAEFNNPCLFPEKRIAENSETSTLRRPFLSAILSAISDQKALYLWQKAKIDEMGLSAFKSSMTERMSLGTKTHTKVEEMLKLGHHESKLNNLIDNEKNAAIRNFMKSAMPVILEIQDPQNAICEKKVRHPTLAYQGRFDAVVKYKDYWNILDWKTTPARSSFSTQREDSLSYTSYVRQLAAYASAFNHDVRFENLPFVKQGILVSLKEDGSPAEVYQISEDEMMRTLEEVTEKLNEFWCKVTSANQVNIDLAYKPPK
- the rmd-2 gene encoding TPR_REGION domain-containing protein (Confirmed by transcript evidence), translated to MTTPSTSSETVWKYVGITAATGAAVGIFLYYARKDDRNIVEIERLQMMTEVLGAKVDDLETLLKTMYDEIKSQRALRTSLSSGALKTVSFKLEASNSRPSTYKQMSRTRSWTSITSDSEYGDAEEDWYTDDRAFGDSKSLSRSLSQTTAHSKTMSFEDLDALFGTDRVQEGYDALKKRYDAGEKSIDVLWRLAKFCNEIGNRVEKDKRKDIIVEGKKYATEAWNTDSNNFLAARWAALMSGKVTEYLGTKEKIEEGKHCKEYLDRAISIQPKEDALLHLRGRWALSVANLSWFERKAAALLYSEPPTATVEEAIADFQAAHEINPDWIENTVYLGKALHQKGDKAAAKPFFEQALKITPTNDNEKELLTEAKGLCSKC
- the rmd-2 gene encoding TPR_REGION domain-containing protein (Confirmed by transcript evidence), whose product is MSFEDLDALFGTDRVQEGYDALKKRYDAGEKSIDVLWRLAKFCNEIGNRVEKDKRKDIIVEGKKYATEAWNTDSNNFLAARWAALMSGKVTEYLGTKEKIEEGKHCKEYLDRAISIQPKEDALLHLRGRWALSVANLSWFERKAAALLYSEPPTATVEEAIADFQAAHEINPDWIENTVYLGKALHQKGDKAAAKPFFEQALKITPTNDNEKELLTEAKGLCSKC